GGAGCCACTTACTTGATGGGGAGCCCTAGGCCTTCCCTCATCATTTTCCTCAGCACTATTAAGTAATGTTCTTGTCACTGTCACCTGTGTTCGCTGAAACTCGGGGCAAAGTGTAGAAGAAGACTACCTGCGATACCATGAATGTTGCTGTTCGTCATTGGTTGGCAACAACTATATTGATATTCCTGTAGAGCTTAggccgaccgggccttaggtctcccacatggggacgtcgaggccttgcctcaccacCGCCATAATTATAAGTATCAAACTATACCGGGTATCGACTGCCAGGGACGCTTTCCTGCTTGTACAAAACTAAAATATGCGCTTAAAGGAGAAGCAAGATAATAAGAAAGTGTTAAGAAGGTGACCGAAGCCTCACGGCCATGCCGCTGCTTTTGCCGGCCGCAGTGGATGAAAAGTGCGGTCTTCGAGACAGGTATAATTTTGCGAGGGCGCCGTAAGAGAGGATGGTGATGTGGATACCATCTGTACGTGAGGACGTGACATTTTGACAGAACCGGGCGAAACGTGTTAACTGCATATATCGAGAGGAACACACCAAACGTCGCCTGAAATGCATCAACATGAACAGAGCACTGTTTGGTTAATACTTTTCTCACTAAGATGACACATGATACCATCTTTCGTCATGGGAGCTGAAGTGTAGCATTTCATGTAGCTGAAATGTGATGTTGGCGCTGTGGGTGATGAAGAAGATAGTAATGAACTACATATCAGCCCATTGTGATGGCTTGGGATCCTTCAAACACCTATTCGCAACGATATTCACATGGTGCAACGCCATTCAGGCAGTTTCAGCGTTGGTAGAGGGAAGAGCTATCGCTATAAAATCACGACGgatgcgaagaataaaaatcaaCGTTTGAGAGGGATTCGAACCTAGGTGaactgcgtggcagtcaagtgttctactacagagGCATGCCAGTTCTTGGAATGCCCAGATTTTCCGAAGCATGCGTCGCACCATATGAATACCGCCCCTTGCAGTATTCCCAGTGCACCTACGTCGTTCGCGTGAGCAGCACGCCGTGAAGCCGTGAAAGCGTATATCACGCGCAAGATGCTGCAGTTTGCTCCCTCTACATGATTAGtcaattctggggttttacgtgccaaaaccacaatgtcattatgaggcacgccgtaaagGAGGACTCCCGCTTTCGATAGTGGTCACTGCACGCTGGCAAAGCAACAGTAATTGAGGCcaagttttccttcaacacagcaatcacgtgatTATATAACAAAATTTGTCCTACGTTTCTGCTATGAAGATAGTCCTCCGCGTcccacgaccacgcactgtaggctctctgcggtgcaagCCGCTTATGCGACACTTCCGCGTCTTGCGCTCCAACACTGCAGAGCAGGCTGCCGCTGAGCAGGGGTTCAATAACGTTATATCAGTCTGTCATGCTTTGATTCTGCTCTCTCTGGCCTGAAATTTATAtcatcggcgacgcaaatacgggcggaaaCCAGCAAACGTTTTATGCAGCGATGAAgcctcttcctgtttcaggatattcattttctttcagcgAAAAGGAATAGCGTCACCGTTGCTCTATGTCCAGGCTgctgtgagtcgatgagtgtgcaaaAGTGTTGAGCGTTTTAGTTTGGCCGAACTGGAAGCGATAAAAGAAGTTTCAGCTTTTAGTCTCCGAACaacctgcttagccttgcttatcatatATGCGTACGGTAGCTCGccgcgatcgcggcggcttgaaaCAAGGCGACAAGTATGGCAGTGGACTCAAGCACATTGGGAAGCTCAGCTTCCACCCCGCAACTTGATCTACTGGAACAGGGAGATGGTCAATGTCTATGGTTTTGTGGATTAAGGAGTCTGAATTAACAGCCGTGCTAGTTGGTCTTAATTCACCTTGAATTGTCTTTTacagcgcaaaataaaacacGGAAGACAAATAAGCACGCTAAGCGCCGCgtatttctctctccctttttttcagCAAGGATTAGTTCAAAGAGTTGcatacgcgcacaaacagctcaacatcgttttaCTGTACAACCGCAAACATTTATCATAAGCATTTGTATCTATCTCGCGAGCTGCTATCAGATCCCGCTGCCAATACGATCGGCCGGTAGGCTTCTTGAACCGGGGTTAGAAGGAGATAGTGTCCGGCTATTCCATAAAATGTTCAGGTAATATTCAGCGTATGAATGCGCTGTTTACTTTGCACACGTCACTTCAACGCCATGAGATTTCACTGATTTGTGCCGTCGTGCAACACGCAGGtaattttatggcacaccaaaaATGTTTGACGAATGCCGTAAAACTGGCGGTCAACAATATGCCGTGTGGAAAATAAACAATTCATTGTTTTACCTTTTTACGTAGTCGCGCGTAAGTGGTCACTAAGCGATGGATCATTTTCGCGCCATTGTGGCATCGCGTTACAAGCAGTTGCTCTGCAGAATCGCAGAAAACTTCGACCGATCGTAGACAGCGATCGTAGACGGAAAAGGAAACAATGCCAGGTATACCTTAAAGTTACAATGGCCCATAAttctttttcaaagaaaatttatgGTTACACTGTTTGCGTTGGTGTATTGCCTTGGAGGTGCCGGAGGGACCTCCAACAAATGTTGCAAATCCAAGTGCAATTATTCAAACACTGTGCAACTCGTCTAATACCACAGACTCTTAATTTTTAAACAATTCTTGTGGTTGAGAAGTTATTAACAATGGTAATGCAATATTAGTaatcatttcattttcatttatttatttatttatttatttatttatttatttatttatttatttattcattcattcattcattcattcattcatttttcggACAATAGAAAGGCATTGCCCGCGGTCAGGACAAAAGGAAGTGGTTTGTCTCCTGACATGGTCCTGCTCGCGCTGGGCGTAAGAGCAGCAGTGCTTACATAGCCATACTCAAATGAAATACAAAATGCACGAAAAATACATTTTCACCATAGCAGCACACAGCCTGACTACAAAACAATTCTACACTATGCAATGTCACTACAACAAACAGCAACAGGTACTCGTATTTCGCATAGTTGCCGCATTTGGGCACAAGTGGGTTCAAGGGGtgcagaataataataaaaaaaagaacgttagcccgccagggtggtctagtggttatggcgctcgactgctgacccgaaggtcgcgggatcgaatcgtggctgcggcggctgcattttcgatgggggcggaaatgtttgaggcccatgtacttagatttaggtgcacgttaaagaacccgaggtggtccaaatttccggagcccgccactgcggcgtctctcataatcatatcgtggttttgggacgttaaacccccgatgttattattattaataataaaaaacattACAATGCAcacatataaacatacatatatgCACAAATACATACCAATTAATTGGGAGACTGTAGCTCACCCAACCGGGCCAAAAAGTGCATTTATCCTAAATGTTAAAGAGGGACCGagttttcattttgaaattttttATAGTTAGTGCTTGATCGTGCCAGTTCAGTTATTGCAGGGTGCTCATCACACAATTTCAGAATTTGGAAGTGTATGGCTTCCATTCCACAGTTTGTGCGTGTTCATCCCACAACTATGTGTGTTTTGCGAAGTTCGTGACCGGTGTTCCTGCTTAAATAGCGATGGCTAAATGAACCCCAGTCTCCCGATACTTCGCAATATATCTACATCGAGAGTTTTATTTTGTAAACAAGGCAGAAATGTGGGATACTGTACTTTAACATGAGCGCTGATGTATCTACATTATGCCCCGTGTGAAGTAATCGAACTGCTCTTCtttgtaatgaagaaagcttttcATTATTGGTCTTAATTCCTGTTCCCCACTCTAACGAACAGTAACAGAAAGGAGAATTGACTATGGAAAAATACAATTCCTTCTTTAAGTTAGTtggtaaaaaacgccaggcctgcgcggaaagcgcagcacagtcacagcgaaagctggaagagcggaatttctagagcccgttctaaactctcttggggctactaatacaagtgcactagcaaggtacccactacgccataaatcacttgtgaagttgggaagcacctactaagccattatttgtcattctgcggagaagcgaggtaccagctacacgtctgtaaggcatttgtgcactttgttgacgctacgaatgatgacgatgaagaattatggctcagccctgtgtaatgggttggaagctttaaacggcccaccagttatgtaatttgcattgggtgacgcccggtcgctatttccctctcccgtcatgctgtataacatacgttgacgtgggagagagagagggggggggaacaaagaactttattgagaccccgaggaaataaatcatgcgcttatgggcttccttggcaaccaatacaagtgcacttgcgaggaacccactacgctataaatcattgtaatttttgagaagttggaaagcaggcactgtgccatttttcgtcattctacggagagccgtggtacctgctaaacgcatgtaaggcattatgcgcacgatcttgatgctgtgcctgatgacgatgaagaaatatggcggagcccattgtaatgggttggaagcattcaacaacctactggttgcgcaattcgcattgtgtgaagcctggttacagaattcgcgttgtgcgacgcttggtgcttattttactcttctaccacgctatattacaaatgttaatgtggttccttcccgacatgaagactgtataggacctatttgcaaagcagtttcaagcactggcatggctcagaggttgaatactgggatcccacgcagagggcccaggttcgaacctcgttccatcctggaatttatttcttatttcgttttttttcttatttcgagcgatagtggttacggacaccggcggcgccggcggcagacaactacggcgccacaaacggccgctgaagtgatctcataacagctttcgctgtaaaagttacgTAAACGGTTCAACATGCCAATAGACCTCGATACCTTCATCCTGACATTGTTCACGCGTCGTGACAACCTTAAGTTTGATTGAAAATGAACGCCTAGAAATGAATGAACAATTATCTACTAGATCTAGTTGCGAATCGCCGTAATATAGTTTCATAACGTAATCTGCTTCTTTATTCTTAGGATAGAAAAGCATgaactttatttttttaacatttatttTTAGTGGTCTTCGAATTTTCATTTCCAGAGAGCCGTGGTTGAGAGGTAAGATCTGGACAGCATCTGTACTTGAGAACATGACATCATGACGTAAAAAAGCCGGGCGTAGCTTGCATTAGTGGCGGAAGGCTAAAGGCGAAGCGTAGATCATCGGTCCCTATAGCTGGACCTGGCCATACGAAATGACGCCAAGTTATACGAAGGGGTGCCAAGTGGTGCCAAGTTCATTTCCAGTTCAGCACAGTCGCCTTTCGCCTTTTCGGCCTTACTCAACACAAGCAAGAACTACCTCAAACGGGTCGAGTCCAGCTGTCTCGCTTAGCAGCGCGCCGCGATTCCCGTTAAGCGGCTTGCTCATCGGCTGTGCGAACCCTTCTTCGGTCTCCTCGTGTCTGCGTCTGGCGCTACGCGTCGCCATCACGATCCGGCTTCGTACAGAACGAAGCAGCGCATGCGTAGCTGGCCGTGACTTCACGTCTGGTTCAACCAagcggttgcgcgcagtgtccagCCAGGCAGGCAGGCTGCTGGCGGAGCAGTGTACGGGCTAGCGAAGCAGTGAAACCGGCTGCAAGGCaacgcatgatgacgtcatcgtagagCAAAGTTTTTCTTTGTTCGCGctggacagattacggccggcttaaacagttccgctgtgAAAAAGGCGAAACGCGTTAGCTGCGTATATCGAGAGGAACACATCGAAATTCGCATCAAGTGaacctcgctctctctctctctatttctttctctctgtttcattgATTTTCTCTATCTCCGGTTTTCTGTTTTGATCTCTATTTCTGATATCTCTcttctgtgtctgtttctttctatatgtttttctctttctatcttattctgtcttttttctatttcattctctatacttctctctttctctttctttctatctgttcctttttctctcactctccgtgtactcgctctctcgcacATCGGAGTTTGCATCCCATGCCAGGAAAACCTGCGCACCTGTCCTGGGATCGAATCAAAAGATGGAGAAGAGTAGGAAGGGAGCTcgggccggttcatgatgatgatagttttctgtcccCTCTGCCTGCACtcacggtcggcttaaacagcgccgctgttaTAAAGCTCATATTTAATTCCTTAGTTATCACCTAGCGTGATGTACTTAGTATATTCATGTATCGCGCCGCATTCTTGAATTCTTGGTTTACGCGGGTAGTGGATCAATTGCACACTACACGATCATGATCATCGTCCCGCCGTGCCACCTTCTTCGAAAGGCGCACAACCtccggcggaggcggcggcggcggagcgcAATTATCACGGCAACGGAGCGCTCCCCGCCAACGCAATGGCCTCAGGAAGTCCTAATGGCGAACACCAGTGCTTTGATGGGAGCGCGATGACGAAAGACCATGCGCGAAGGCAATTGAAAAGGCTCTTCGACTCCgctggcagcggcggcagcggcacgAGCAATGGCTCCGCGCCCAAGATCAGAAGATATGACGACGCTCATAGTAGTGGCGCCGGAGCACCAACTGACACACGCTGCTTGCAGCTCTCCGAGCAGGCGCTCGCGGACTTGCGCGAAGTATTCGCGCTGTTTGACCGGGACGGCGATGGCGAGATCAGACCCGAGGACGTGGGCGTCATGTTGCGCGCCATCGGCCAGAACCCGACGCAGGCCGAGCTCGAAATGGCAATCGCCGAAATGGACACCAATGGCAACGGCACCGTCGACTTCACCGAGTACGTCGCCTACATGGGTGAGGAAACGCTCAATCCGCCTACCGAAGAAGAGCTCCGTCAGGTGTTCGAGGTGAGCACACCTACTCCTTGATTGGCCGCCTTTCCCTTCGGTGCGAATTATTCCTTAGATCTCATCAAGCAATCAGTTGGCGATACACGCAAGGGTTTTCCCAACGTAGGAGTACCGTAACAACATACATTAGCGCGGTGCCCATTTCTCCATTTCCCCACTTataatctgccccccccccccccctacctgtaAAAGCAGTATGTAGCGCCTCCTAGGCTTGCCAAAGTCCCACCAATCACGGGAAGCTTGTGGTCGTGATATAGTGAGCGGGTGCTCGTCTCAATGAAAGCAACCTGGAGCAGCCACTTAAAAGTAAAAGTCATTCCACTTGAGTTCCGTGACCCTGAATACTCATCCGTAATGATGGTGTCTGCCTTGCTAAAACTAAAGTGCAATGAAGTGATCCGGCGACACCGATATTTATTAATCAAGTTTACAATCGTTCCGTTTTATATTGAGATTACGTCATGGCGTGAAATCAGTCCGCCGTGGTGAAGCAGTGGTGGCTATGGTGCtaggctgctcacccgaaggtcgcgggttcgatgccgacCGCGGCGGTATCATTTTGATAGAGTCGAAattttagaggcccgtgtgctgtgtgatgtcagtgtacgataaagaacacctgatggtgaaaatttcctgagccctccattacggcgtccctcataatcatatcgtggttttgggagttAAACCTCAGATGTTATTATGGCGTGAAAACAACGTGCCGTGGTTGAAGCACTGTGATACCAGAACTCGATATATAGACTATTTTGCATATATGGGCGCTGCCacattgggctgttaaacgagtGGTTTCTCATTTTTTCTAAATCGCGACATTAATTAATAAGGTCGTGAAACGTTGAGCGCACGAACACAACCATTTTCATTCCTAAGCTTCTACCGTACCACTGATCGTTTAGCTCTTAATGATATGAAACGGTGAGGTTAACAGCCCATTATGGTGGCACCGAAACCGATCCGTAAAATAGAtgaagttagaaactgtctaaccGTGCATTTTGCAAATCGATCTACAACATTCTCATTGTAATTTTTCGTCCAGCATCATCGCCTCAAAATCTTGTTCGTTATTTTTGCATAATGAAGCAATTAGCATCATACGAATACAACGTGATTTAAACCGTGCAGTAGTCAGCAACGCGCATttagtcgcgtcgtcatagagtgcgccCGAGCATTTTTGAAGTCTCGCTAGAGTTAGCCGGCGCATCCTGTAAGCTACTGAAGCTAACTTACCATCGTTCAAATCTTGTTACAAGAGAACGGTTTCAACTAACAGGCTCGATATTATTAGCAGTTGTGATACGTACAGAAGTCAGCAATATAAGATAAAACATTGCAATTACATAATTAAGGTCACAGTGGCGAGACACATTTGGCAATCGCAAATGTTCTCATGACGCCGAATGCGCAAGCGGAAAGGTATATATGAAAATTCAATACGCCACATTCTTATCAGGAGGCTGCAAGTAATTGTTTAATAAACTTGAATTATGTGATCCGCTTCaaattgctcacgatagtacatattAACATATTTTTTATCAGTGTGCTGATTCTAAACAATGACTATGCATACCCACTGCTAATACAGTTGAACCCTTCTATAACGAAAGCCCTCAAAAACGAAATTCTCGCAGCAACGAAACATCTGACGCCCCCGTCGAACGTCTATGGAGTTCAATGTATTTGCCCATTCCCGACAGCGAAGATATTTTAAAACGGACTCCCCAAATAGcgaaagtttcaggtagtgatGCGCAACGTTTTTTTCAACCCATGAACTATTTGGAaacccagaagttcgaaaattgcaACACCGCACCTTCGACGAGTCGGCCACATACGTTTCTGCCAACAAGCATCGATGCGACCATTGCGTTTTACATTcgccatcttgaacacgccggctgctgtcttcatcgacgtcacgaccacgcgacaataACAACAAGACCTTTTTTTCGCTCAGAACAGTTTTTTTTGCTAACGACTCTATTAGCAACTACGTTGGCACATGACGTTTTAAGTGACAAGACCCACTAAAGTGACTTATTAATGACAGACATTCTATAGAAAGCCTAACTGCTTGCTGCCGGGCGTCTCTCCGCGTGCACGCCGAGATCTCTCGCGCTTTGCTTACGCGCAGTGTTGTTTGGCCTTACGGGAAAATGCCGCCTTCTATTAAATAGCGTAAGTTCTTCGacgcttaaaggaacactaaaggcaaatattaggtcaacgttgattgttgaaatagcggtccagaaacctcgtagtgctacttatATGCtgaggaagtgcttattttgaaataaaatcacgttttagtggtttgCATCgccttagcgcacttcaaatcacccgcctgaagtcagactttcatacgtcactgctgtcgTGGCCAACGTTgctcgcctttactgcgcggccgccgacactagtggcagcagagcgaaagtagcgggatccaaagcagcaacaacggccatcgaagccatcgaagcttgccgcaatcgccgcaatggatgtggacggagaactcgacaacgagacattggcttgcgtcgctgggctccaattcagtgacttgagccccgatgaacgcggtatgctactgagggctcgtagtgccgacgtcgttgcatgcggcattttgtcaaactttctgtcagagcgactttcacgagcgcgcaaaacacacgtggcagtacgcgatcccgaaactacgagtgagacgcgaccgcgtgagcgaagcagggcgccgggcgaagcgcagttcggcgaaaacgaaaccattgaaccacgcgcgcccttccccatggcaacgccacagaggtccTTTTTTCCATGAGTccaacggaaacgaacaaacagcattttatcacgtcttttgatgcacggaaggttctttttttattgctgctagtttgattactagtgaataattgtaggcagactctcatacgtcatcgggatcacttcaaaaatgtcccactcgtggcgcttatcatgtgatacatttagcttaatttctcggtaattaGGGCACTGcggttgataatattgccgttttagaagttgttaCACATTGagttttcactctgacataaattgttatttgctttagtgtccctttaaggagaagTATTGGATTATCGCCGAAGCtgcgaaaggcagaaaaaaggcgGATATCGCGGATGTCATGAGCACATTCCTCTGCTATCACGACCATGATAAAGCTATGAAAACTTATTAAGCTGCGAGGCTCGAGCCATCAAGCTACTCAAAGCAACGTGAAACACAGCAACATCAgcgacttctttaaataaattttggtcGTGCGAAGTAATTGGTGGGCGTAATTTATCTTTTTTCAAAAATTCTCACGAAACGAACAAAAATGGCTTTCCCTACGATTTCGTTATCCAGGGGTTCGACGGTATGTGCTTTTCTATGTTTTATGTGCCCGATTTCATAGAAAACATACTTCACATATTGACTTCATATTTGAATTGTGTTGCATGTTTCCGCTGTTAAGATGTATGGATTTCATACTTTAAGTATCTCAAATTTTTTGCACAACTTGTATGACTAGTTGTATTTCGAGTGGTAGTGCTATGTTTGTCCTGTTTTTCTGCTGTGTACGTATGATCGCATGCCCTATGTAATACACCCGCACGAGGATCCTTGGGGTATTGTAAACAAATTAAATAACTTATGCAACTTGGAGAACTTATGGTCCCTTGTAagttcgcctaaaacgactcgaaggcgaaagccagctgcttttttttttcgagtcaaTGCATAGAACTGtccctgcccccctcc
Above is a window of Rhipicephalus sanguineus isolate Rsan-2018 chromosome 3, BIME_Rsan_1.4, whole genome shotgun sequence DNA encoding:
- the LOC119386163 gene encoding neo-calmodulin, with protein sequence MASGSPNGEHQCFDGSAMTKDHARRQLKRLFDSAGSGGSGTSNGSAPKIRRYDDAHSSGAGAPTDTRCLQLSEQALADLREVFALFDRDGDGEIRPEDVGVMLRAIGQNPTQAELEMAIAEMDTNGNGTVDFTEYVAYMGEETLNPPTEEELRQVFEFFDKDRNGFITADELRLLMTALGEQLTDEEVHEMIREADMDGDGQINYHEFAAVMK